In a genomic window of Scyliorhinus torazame isolate Kashiwa2021f chromosome 5, sScyTor2.1, whole genome shotgun sequence:
- the LOC140422084 gene encoding uncharacterized protein has protein sequence MKKPWKCGDCGKGYDFPSALESHRRSHTGERPFTCSVCGKGFSRLDNLKSHQRFHSGERPFTCSQCGKGFTALCSLQTHQRVHTGERPFTCSHCGKGFTQSSSLQAHQRVHNGEKPFNCSQCEKGFSRSSSLQRHQQIHTGEKPFTCSQCGKGFTQYSDLQKHQRVHTRERPFTCSVCEKGFTERYGLQTHQQVHTGERPFNCSQCEKGFTQLSHLRRHQRIHTGEKPFTCSQCEKGFNHLSNLLRHQRFHTGERPFTCSQCGTGFTQLSSLQRHQRFHTGEKPFTCSQ, from the coding sequence atgaagaaaccatggaaatgtggggactgtggaaagggatacGACTTCCCATCTGCGCTGGAatcccatcgacgcagtcacactggggagagaccattcacctgctctgtgtgtgggaagggattcagtcggttagacaacctgaagtcacaccagcgatttcacagtggggagaggccgttcacctgctctcagtgtgggaagggattcactgcgtTATGCAGCCTGcagacgcaccagcgagttcacactggggagaggccgttcacctgctcccactgtgggaagggattcactcagtcaagcagcctgcaggcacaccagcgggttcacaatggggagaagccatttaactgttctcagtgtgagaagggattcagtcggtcaagcagcctgcagagacaccagcaaattcacactggggagaagccgttcacctgctctcagtgtgggaagggattcactcagtattccgacttgcagaaacatcagcgggttcacaccagggagaggccattcacctgctctgtgtgtgagaagggatttactgAACGTTACGGCCTGCAGacgcaccagcaagttcacactggggagaggccgtttaactgttcacagtgtgagaagggattcactcagttatctcacctgcggagacaccagcgaatacacactggggagaagccgttcacctgctctcagtgtgagaagggattcaatcatttatccaacctgctgagacaccagcgatttcacactggggagaggccgttcacctgctctcagtgtgggacgggattcactcagttatccagcctgcagagacaccagcgatttcacactggggagaagccgttcacctgctctcagtga